A genome region from Hymenobacter tibetensis includes the following:
- a CDS encoding DUF547 domain-containing protein, with protein MKHTYNFQTIWVRAALILVLFVSNLTVQAGGPPTSAQVTASTTAFLKRFVNKEGEVNYKAIQKDPKQLDALLDDIASFSMKGASQAELYAFYLNAYNILVIGEIVSNYPVTSVQDMPGFFDKTQMLIGGEKMTLDELEHNKLRKLYDDPRLHFALVCGTTSCPRLSREAYMGKELFVQLNAQTKRVLTDPAFVKVDAEGKTVKLPEIFKWYESDFGMSGKTGVAYVNQFRDDKRVPTWFAMDYYTYDWRLNDQKDDSKK; from the coding sequence ATGAAACACACCTACAACTTCCAGACGATTTGGGTACGTGCGGCGCTGATTTTAGTTCTATTCGTAAGTAACCTCACTGTGCAGGCAGGAGGGCCGCCCACATCGGCTCAGGTGACAGCCAGCACTACTGCTTTCCTGAAACGTTTTGTGAACAAGGAAGGTGAAGTGAATTACAAGGCGATTCAGAAAGACCCCAAGCAGCTTGATGCTTTGCTTGATGACATTGCCTCTTTCAGCATGAAAGGTGCTTCGCAGGCAGAACTATATGCATTCTACCTGAATGCGTACAACATCCTAGTTATCGGCGAGATAGTTAGCAACTATCCCGTAACATCGGTGCAGGACATGCCCGGCTTTTTCGACAAAACGCAGATGTTGATCGGCGGCGAGAAAATGACCCTCGACGAGCTAGAGCACAACAAACTACGTAAGCTTTATGACGATCCTCGGCTACACTTTGCCTTGGTGTGCGGTACCACTAGCTGCCCACGCCTAAGCCGCGAAGCCTACATGGGCAAGGAACTGTTTGTGCAACTGAATGCGCAAACCAAGCGCGTACTCACCGACCCTGCTTTCGTGAAAGTAGACGCCGAAGGCAAAACCGTGAAACTACCCGAAATCTTCAAATGGTATGAGTCTGACTTCGGCATGAGTGGCAAAACCGGCGTGGCTTACGTCAACCAGTTCCGCGACGACAAGCGGGTTCCAACGTGGTTCGCAATGGACTACTACACCTACGACTGGAGACTGAACGATCAGAAAGACGACTCGAAGAAATAA